The DNA window AAGACCATGATTCAGATTTCCGGGACCAAGATGACTTACACCAAATACAATTTGAAAAAACTGTCTATCTGAATAAAAATGAAAACTCCAGGCCTGTAAATATCCTTCAGTACTGTATGGTGAAAAATAAGCATCACGAACAGAACTTTTAGAAAACTCTGAATCTGCTTTCAGAAGAAAAAAAGGTAGAAAGGTGAATAAAAATATACCAATAATCTGTTGTTTTAAATATTTCAACATGATTGCAGTTTCCTATTACTTCTTCTCGATCTTCTTTACAAATTGCTTCCACCATTTTTCAAATATATTCTCTTTTTCTAAAAAAACCAATTGACCGAACTTCGGAGTTAAAAGCTCAATACCATATTTTTCTGTATACTTCTCAGATTCTTCGATAGGTTCATACCAATCATGTAAAGCTAGTTCAAACATAGCCCAGTGAATCGGCACCATTTTCTTTCCCTTTAAATCTAAAACTGCCTGAGAGGTTTCTTCCGGCATTAAATGCACTTCCTTCCACATCTCGTTATATTGCCCATTTTCAATAAACACAAGTTCAAAAGGACCATATTTATCTCCAATTTCTTTAAAGTGAATATCATAACCTGAATCACCACTAAAGTAGAGATTTTGTTTAGGAGTTTTTAATACATAAGATGCCCACAAAGTCTGCCCTCCATCCATCCCGCTTCTCCCGGAAAAGTGCTGAGCCGGTGTACAGACAAGTTCAATATTCTTGAATGTTGTAGACTCCCACCAATCTAATTCTTGCATCCTGTCTTCCGGTATGCCCCAACTTTTAAGATGCGAGCTAACTCCCAAAGGAGTTATAAACCTTGTTTTCTTGGTTTGAAAATGTTGTATGGTTTCCATATCAAGGTGATCATAATGATCATGGGAAATGATAACATAATCAATTTCCGGTAAGTCCTTAATAGATAGAACCGGGGCCTGGAAACGTTTCACCATAAAAGAAAAGGGAGAAGCTGAACCAGATAAAACAGGATCAAAAAGAATAATCGTATTTTCGTAATTTACTAATATACTGGAATGTCCAAGCCAGATAAATTTAATACTTTCTGTAGGTTTTAAAAATTCTTCTATATCTGGAGGCTTTATCTCAGGAAGCTTTTGTTCGGGAACTCTGTCTCCTGAACCAAAAAAGAATTTCCAGGAAGTTGACCAGAGACTTGTTTTCTTTCTCATCTCTTCGAGTATATTGGATTTACGATTTACAAACTTCTTCTTCTCTTTATCATACTGAGGAGAGCTTTGGATTTTTTCTAAATGCTTCCCCTCCGGATCACTACCAAAGGAAGAGCAGGATGTTGCAGCGAATAAGACTCCAAAAAATAAAATACTTATAGAACTAAACATATTTTAAACCTGTTGAAAGGTATAAATTTTTCAAGCTTTAAATCCCATCCGTATTTAATACAGATGGGACTATTTTCTAATCGAGGATAGAAGGAAGTTCAAATCCTTCCGGCGTTTCTTCACAGGCCCCCGAATACAAATCACTCAAAGAAATAACAGCGTGAACCGGATGGCTTAAATTTCCCTGGCTCAGCAGTTCATCCCTTTCCTGCTTAATTCCATCCACATGAATCCAGCTATCCATTCTGGAAGAATTGCCCTCTATAATTTCAGCAGTCACAAGATACTCATAATTTCCAAAACGTTTTAAATATACTCTAAAGCTTTCATCAGACATATTCACCAGTTCCTCCCGAAATAAATAGGATGAGTTTGATTTCGTCTTTACCGCTTGCATGGCATAAAAACGGTTCAGAACCCTCAGTATATCTAAAAATTCTTTTTTCCGAAAACGCAATTCTTTCCAATCCTCACTCTGCCAATCATTCACTATCGTATTTGATTTTACCTTTGTTTTCATTTTTGCTCCTATACTATAATAGGTTTCAAAAGCGCAGAAATGACTTTTTGTAAGTGGATATTTTACCTAATAATCTCCTTTTTTTTAAATTCCGAGATATTTTTTGTAGACTATCTTTAATTTCTTAGTTGGAAAATAATATCCAGAAGTGCTTCATCCGATGCACCCGCAGTTGAAAGATGATTTAGTGTATAGAAAGTTTTACAACTTTTTACTGCTCTTTTTTCACTTACATCCAGGCCTTTCCAGCAGGCATTAAGAGAAAGATAATAATCAGCCAGACCATCTCCTACCTGGTAGCGTTCCCAGTTCATTTCAGATAAATAAGGATCTCGTTTATAAGAAAAATTTGGATCTTTTTTAGCAGCATTCAAACCTTCTTCAAATGCAGGTTGAAGTTTATCATAATGTAGATACTTTACATTTTTTCCGAATAATCGACAGGCTGTATAATTATATTCAAAGCTACGTTTTTCTCCACATGAAAGAAGTCTATCTCTCTTACCTCCACTAAATTTGTAGCGAACACCCGAAGCTGCAAAATCTGCCTTTAACCAGCCCTCTTTTTTTAGAGGTATATTATTAACAACATACAGGGGAACATTATTTTCCATTGGAGCCGCCGGACTTAAATCCATCCAGGTTGGATTGGTTTTACCCGGTTCATAGTCTTCATACAAAGGCATAACCATATTCAAACCAAAACCGAGACTCTTCACAAATTGCTCCTGTGTTTCCTTATCTTTGGATACATACGCACCTCTTACAACAAATGTAGCAAGGGCCCCCTGCACTACTCCTGTAGCAGAGTATATTTCAGAAAGTGCTTCACAGGTATTCTCTCCCATTAAAGATGTTTTTTGCATACATCTGCGGGCAAGATTAAAAGCAACTGCTCCTCCCTTTGAATGACCGATATAAGCACAGCGCTTGGAAAATGTCTCCGGCATCCCGGGTCGCAGAGGAGTACAGACTACATCCCGTATAAACTTTTCAGTTCTTTCAGTCATCTCTAATATAGTGGTTTTGTTAGATTCCTGAAAAGCCACAATCACTTCTCCGCAGGCTGTATCCAGGAGCTTATCTATACTGCCAAGCCCGTAATATGTATGAACAAAATAATCAAAAGTGATATTCTTAAACTTTAACATAGCTACCTCCATACCATAACCATGTTGTAAGTAGCAGGTTCTAACAGAAGGAATCAGCTTGTTTTCTAATTTATCCTTACGATAAATTTTATAGTAAACATTTTCCGTGATTTTCGTTTCATCAATCCTGGCCGGAATAAAGGAATTATAAGATTCCCTCTTTGATACCTTAAGTTCATCATGTTTCATCAATTGAAGCGTTTTACAAGCAGAAATTAAATTTGCTATACTAAAAATTATAATACTATAAATTATTCTCATATTAAATCCTTCTAAAAAAATGTAATATCATCTTCCTCTATTTTTTCCGGTTCATCAATATGGCCGGTTTGAACTTTATTATCTACTGTTTTTAATAATTCTTTTAACTTATCTAATTCCTCTACCGGAAACTCTTTCAATGCAGTTAAATTTAGTATATCACTTTCTCCTAATAAAGAAATTTCTTCTTTTGCTTTATTAATAGAATGTAATACATTCTGTTCCAGATCTGTAATATACTTTTCTAATTGTACAGTATTAATTGTATTATTTATGTCATTTTTAATTCCCAAACTGGTATTGCCCATCATATCCATTAAAGTTACAGTTAGTTCTATAATTAGTTTAAAAAGAGTTCGGGTCATAGATAAAAATACATCCTGTATAAGAGCAATAGTTGAATTGATATACTGTGATTCCGCATCCATAGCTTCTTTCAATCCATTTATAGAACCTTTTATATATAAATTTGTATCTTTTAGTTCTTTCTTTATTTTTTTTGCTGCCGATTCTGAAAGGCTCGCAAGACGCCGAATTTCGTTAGAGACCACTGCAAAGCCCTTCCCTTCGGTACCGGCATGAGCAGCCTCTATACTGGCATTTAATGAAATTAGCTCTATGCCATTTGCAATTTCAGTAACTTCTTCAGAAAGCTTTTGAATTTCATTAACTTTATTGAATATATTATCAAGAGTTTGAACATCTTCCAATTTTCTCTTATGGGTCAAAACCAACTCATCAATGATTTGCTGAAGAAGTTCGTGATATTTTTTCTGTATAAAGGAGATAAACTTTTCTCTATGCTCGGAATCTTTTAAAGTCATACTTTCTTCACTATTCTCTAAAGAATGATAAGACACAAAAGATAACAGGTCCTTTTCCGCAGTTTCAATCATAGAGATTATTTCTTCCAGCATCACATCTAATTTTTTTATAATGCCGGTAAAATATAATACTACAGTATCATTCGCATTTTTTAAGGAGTTTGAAATATCTTTTATTTCATATTCTGACTCTGCCAGTGCTGTTTTTATGCTGATGTAACCTGAAGCATCCCGAAGATAATGTTCTAATATGTTATGTACACCCGATTCCAAATCTTTTCTTGATTTTTTTTCATTCTCCAGATACAGTTCTATCTTTTTAAGTTTTTCTTGAAGTTCTATATTTTTCTTCTGCTCATTCGTTTTTAAAGTATAGTACAAATAAGATAGAACTATCGTAGAAATCAAGAATATACCGAATAATATATATGGTAGCAAAAGTTCCCCCCCTTACAGCGTGCCTTAAAATAGGCTTATCTATTAAAGAAAAGCAAGCTGCAAGAGCCTGTAGCTTCATTTTCAGACAGGCTCTTATAGGCAAACAAACTATACTCAGTCATTTTTTCAATGATAAAAAAGCCATTTTTATCTACTTAATAATTTATTAAGTAACTACGTTTAATCATGTTGCACAAAATAAAAAAAAATAGACAAAATCTAATTAAAAGTATAATTTGGAAATAGATAAATATATAAAGGAAGGAATGTTATGGATAAACCAAAAGGTCTATCGGGTAAGGGACTGGCAAAACAACCTGGTGGTGGAAAGAAGGGTTCATCATCCTTTCATCATGATGACAAGGGTGCGGAGTTTGCCCAGAAAAGAGAAGAAGCAAGAAGGATAGCGGCCGAAAAAGCCAAATCAAGAACCCTGGCAAAACAACAGCAAATTAGTGAAAGAATTGCAACTGCTTCTGAACAGCTTTCCAGCGGCATACAAGAAGGAAGCAGTGCTTCAGAAGAATTAATGCGTGCTATGCAGCAAATAGCTTCCGGAGCTGAAGAAGCCAGCAGTTCATCTGAAGAATCCAAAGCAACCGCTACACAAATAGAAAAAAATGCACAAATAAATTCTAATCTGGCTCAAACCACAATGGATAAGGTCAACCTGATCCAAACCCTAACAACAGCAACCAGTAACGATATTCGATCCTTAATTGAAGGTGTAAACAAAGCAGCCACAGCTGCAATTCAAACCGCCAATCTGATGCAGGATCTGGAAAAGAAATCAGAAGAAGTAGGTAATATCCTTCAATCGGTTGTTCGTATAGCCGACCAAACTAACCTTCTGGCTTTAAATGCTGCCATTGAAGCTGCAAGAGCCGGAGAGCATGGTAGGGGTTTTGCTATTGTAGCTGATGAAGTCCGCAATTTAGCAGAAACGTCAGAAAAAAGTGCCAACCAGATAAAAGATGTTGTGGCTGATATTCAAGCAGAAGTTCGTAAAGTTGTACAGGAAGTCAATAATATAGGCGCAACAGCCAAAGAAGAATCAGCAAAAGGAACTGAAATAACTAATGGTATATTAGGAATTGCAAATGCCATGGTTCAGTTTCAAAAAATTACTGATGATACAAATGTGGGTATAAATAACATACTGGAATTATCTAAAGAATATTTAAGTATTGCAGAAAATATAGCTGCCAGTGCTGAGGAAATTTCCGCCAGTGCCGAACAGTCCCGTAAAGGTACAGAACAACAGGCAAAAGCTTTTTCTGAAATGTCCTCTGCTTCAGAAGAGTTAGCTCAAACTGCTGAAGAATTAAAAAATTCCACCAATATGCAAAAATCCGCAGAAGAACTGGCATCCATGTCAGAACAACTTTCTGCCAATATTGAAGAAGCTCTTTCTGCCAGTCAAGAGCTTTCATCTGCTATTGAACAAATTCAAAAAGCAACAGAAATTCAGAGTAGAGAAACGAACAAAGGTGTAGAAGTAGGTGAAAGAATTGAAGGTTCCAACTTTCAGATTGAAAAAAATGCCAGTTCTATGCAAACCCAGGTAAAAGAAATAGCCATAAACCTGACTCAGAACAAGCTCGATGTAGATAAAATGATAAGTAACATAGGACTTGCAACCGAGAAGAACTTTGAAGCAGCTAAGAGTATAAGAACTTTAAGTGAGAAAACCCTGGCTATCGATAAAATTGTCGAAACCATCATTAATGTAACCATAAAAACTGATATGCTGGCTGTTAGTGGATCTATAGAAGCGGCCAGAGCCGGAGAACACGGAAAAGGTTTCTCTGTTGTTTCCGGAGATATTAGAAATCTTGCAACCGAATCATCCCAGAGTGCCGATCAGATTAAGGATTTGGTTCGCTCTCTTTCCTTATTAGTAGATACAAGTGCAATAAACGTTGAGACCGCAGCGAATCTATCACAGACTGAAGTAGCCAAGGCAAAAGAGTCCACCCGAAATCTCGAATTGATCGAAGCCGATATAAAAACCATCGAAAACCAGATGGGCGAAATGGTAAAAAATGCCCAGGAAGCAAAACAGGCAAACGAAGAAGCCAAGAAAGCTATCGACAATATAAGCGCTGCTGCTGAAGAAGCAGTTAAATCCATTACAGAAGCATCTTCTGCCTCAGAAGAACAGGCCAAAGGTTTACAGGAACTTTCCGAAGCCATTGAAGAAATTGCAGCTTTAGCAGACGAGTTGCAAAGTTAGGTGCCAGCTATGGAAACAGTAATGGAAAAGGAGAACCTTAAACGGAACGAAACTCAAATAGCCACGTTTTTTATAGATAAAGAGTTATTTGGCATTGGGATTCACAGGATAAAAGAAATTGTGCGTTATCCTGAAATTACAAAAGTTCCCAGGGCAGCAAAGTATTTAAAAGGACTTACTAATTTAAGAGGTAATGTTCTTCCGGTGATTGATTCAAGAATAAGGCTTGGCTTACCTGTCTCAGATATTACCGATCGTTCAAGGGTTTTGGTACTTGATATTAACAATTCTCTTGTAGGTGTTATTGTTGATAGTGTAAAGGGTGTGGCAAGTCTAGAAGATGTAAGAGTTGAAGTCCCTCCCGCGATATTATCATCAGGAGTTGATGGAAAATTTATCCAGAATGTAATTCATTCAGAAAAGAATGATACAATCATTATGGAGTTAGACATCAGTACTCTATGTGACTTTGAAGCTCAAAAAATTGAATCCCAAAAGATTTCAAAAACTATTGATACAGCGGAAACTTCAAAAAAAGTAATCAGCGAAGAAAAGCAGCTTGTTACTTTTCTAATCGGTCAAGAAGAATATGGATTAATTATTCAATCCGTAAGAGAGATACTGAGAGTCAGTAGAATTACAGAAGTACCGGAAGCTCCCAAATATGTTCTCGGTGTATTATCCGTGCGAAATAAATTATTGCCCATTATTGATATTCGAAAACTTTTTTCACTTCCTTCCCTGGCTGAAAATCGGCTTGATGAAATTAGAAAAATCGAAGAATCCTATAAGACCTGGTTAAAAGCCTTTCAGTTTTCACTCGATTCGGAATCTATTTCAGCTCGCGACATCAAAAAACTTCAAACTTTGAACTGGATAGAATCGATTCGCACTTCGAGTGAAGTTATTGGAAAACTTTTGCAGAAACTACGTTTTCTTCATCAAGACCTGATCTATCATTCTGAAAAACTTCAGAAGGAAAAGCAGAGTATTGATTCAGAAAAAACCCAGAAATACTTAGCTACTTATATCATTCCAGCTTATGAAGAAACCTTAATCATTTTAAATAATCTTCAGGAAGTATTTCAGCATGAGCTAAAAGAAGATCAGAGAATTTTAGTAGCTGATATTTTTGGAGCTTCCGTTGGAGTAATGGTGGATAGAATGCAACAGGTAATTCGGGTACCTGAAAATATTATCGATCCACCTCCAAAACTTTTGAATCATGAGAAATCCGATAATTTACAGGGGATAGTAAAGCTTCAGGACGGATTAAGATTAATTTTATTATTGGATGAGAAACATCTATTCGATGAGAAGCTGTTAAAGTCAATTCAGGATCTGTCAAATACCTCTGAAGAAGAAATTTCTGATGATACAGAGAACAAAGGAGAGAAAACTTTGCAACACGATGAAGTCCAAATGGTAACCTTTAAACTCGATAAAGAAGAATTTGGTCTATACATTTCTGATGTTCGGGAAATAAATAGGTTAGAAGGGATTACCAGGGTACCAAATGCTCCATCTTTCGTAGAAGGCATCTTGAATCTTCGTGGTTCTGTAATTCCGGCCATTGATTTAAGAAAGCGATTTAATCTTGAGTCCATTCAGCATAATGAATCAACCCGTGTGATTATTGTTGATATTGAAAACAAAACCACAGGTTTAATTGTTGATTCGGTTTCCGATGTCATTCGAATCTCTAAAAATATTATTGAAGATCCACCTGAGATTCTAAGCTCAAACGTTGAAACAAGATTTATTGCCGGAGTCGGGAATCTGGATAAAGAAGGAAGGTTTATCATGATTTTGGATGTAGACAAAATTTTTGATGAGGAAGAAAAAGAAGAACTTCAAAAACAATAGGTTTATAACTCAAAGATTATGCCAGATTTACAAAAGAAGATCAAAGTTTTGGTTGTTGAAGACTCAGCCTTTATGCGAAAACAGTTAAAAACTATTTTAGAATCAGATCCGCTAATGGAAGTTCACCTTGCGAGAGATGGCGAAGATGGAGTGAATAAAGCCAGAGAACTCAAACCGGATGTGATTACTATGGATATAAATCTACCGGGAATGGATGGTTTAACTGCTATGCAACACATTTTGCATGACAACATTTGTCCCGTAATTATCGTAAGCTCCCTTTCACAGGAGGGAGCTATGATTACTTTTGAAGCTCTTGAGTTAGGAGCCTTTGATTACGTTCCTAAACCCGGAGGAACAATTTCTTTAAACATAAGAAAAGCCAAAGAGGAAATCATTTCTAAGGTAAAAGCAGCAGCAAAAGCTGGAGCTGTTAATCGTATTCGCAGAAGGATGCATCATCTTCGAGAAAGTTCTCCGGCAAACCGAGTTAGTCCTGTTAAAAAGAAAAATATTACAACTTCTTCGACAAATACGAATGTAAAAAAAGCAGTGTGTATAGGTATTTCTACCGGTGGACCGAAAACTCTATCTGAAATCATTCCTTTAATTCCGGAAAATTTTGGAGCCGCTTTATTCATTGTTCAGCATATGCCAGCCAATTTCACCACATCTTTTGCCAATCGTTTAAATGACTATTCTCAAATTCCTATTAAAGAAGCTGAAGCCGGAGATACGATTCAATTAAACCATGGTTATATAGGTAGGGGTGGATACCACTTACTTCTAAGAGAAAAACCAAATGGAGAAAAGCAAATTCGCCTTTCTCAGGAACCCGAACACTTTTTTATTCCTTCAGTAGGAATCATGATGGAGTCAGTACTTAGTGTCTTTGGTAAAAATACTATAGGTGTTCTTATGACAGGAATGGGTGATGATGGAGCAGAGGCAATGTTGCATATTAAAAAATCAGGTGGAATCACAATCGCTGAAAGTGAAGAAACTGCCGTAGTCTTCGGGATGCCCAAAGAAGCAATTGATAGAGGAGCTGTAGATATTATTGTCCCTAATTATAAGATTATCGATGAAATACTTAAAGCGGTAAAGGATCTGGATAGAAGATGAAAACAAAAGAAGAACTGCTACTCGCAATCTCAAGCTCGGAAGAATCTACCCGTTTATACGCTGTTGAAGATATTGCAGATTCCAAATATTCGGACCTGGCTATAAATTTAGTTAAACGACTGTCAATAGAAAACTCAGCAGCAGTAAAAAATAGTATTATTTCCGCTCTACAAAAATTAGACTATTCTCCTTCCTATCCGGAGCTTTTTGCTTTTTTCTCTTCCCCGGATGCATTCTTGCGAAATTCCTCTGTTAGCATTCTATCGTCTTATGGAGAAGAGGCTGCTATTTTTTTAACTTCTTACCTTGACCATTCAAATAGAGAAGTGCGAAAGTTAATTATCGACTGCCTGATGGAAATAGTGAATTATCATCCACACACTCGCTCACAAGTTCTGGATGTAATGCGGGCCTGCCTTCATGACCCCGATGTCAATGTGGTTATAACCGCAGTAGAATATATTGGCAAACTGGGAGATAAGGAAAGTTCGGATAGCCTGATAGAGCTATTTCAAAAAACAAATATTCCAATGCTCCGCTCTTCCATTCTGGATACTATTTTTATACTGGGTGATGAATTTATATTTAATAAAATGTGCGATTTACTTATTTCGAATATTGATAATTTAAAATTCCTCTTTCTACCTCAAATTCTTAGGTTTTTAGCCGGAACAAAGAGAAATGAAGAATTTACCTCACTAATTAATTCTCTTGAGAAGCCCGAAATCTATGCAGATGATATAATTAAAGCCCTCTCCTGGATCAAGAAAGAGAAACAGAATGATTACTTTTACCAGTGTTGCTTTCCTATTATAAAAAACCTTATTCCCAAATTGGAAAATAAGGAATCAAAATTTAGCTTCGCTTCTTTACTGTTAGATTCGGAAGATCCGGAAATTGTTTTTTTTCTAAACGAATGGAAAGAGAATGATTTAGAATTAAATAAATTTTTAGAGGAAAATAAACTCCTATAATTTTTTACAATCAGGAAAATAAGTTGAAACAGGACTCTTCATATATATCAATAGACGAATTTGAAATCTTATCCAGTTTTATCTACCGTAAAAGCGGTATCAAATTAGAAAATAATAAAGCATATTTTATGAATAATCGTGTTCAGAAGCGATTAA is part of the Leptospiraceae bacterium genome and encodes:
- a CDS encoding chemotaxis response regulator protein-glutamate methylesterase; translated protein: MPDLQKKIKVLVVEDSAFMRKQLKTILESDPLMEVHLARDGEDGVNKARELKPDVITMDINLPGMDGLTAMQHILHDNICPVIIVSSLSQEGAMITFEALELGAFDYVPKPGGTISLNIRKAKEEIISKVKAAAKAGAVNRIRRRMHHLRESSPANRVSPVKKKNITTSSTNTNVKKAVCIGISTGGPKTLSEIIPLIPENFGAALFIVQHMPANFTTSFANRLNDYSQIPIKEAEAGDTIQLNHGYIGRGGYHLLLREKPNGEKQIRLSQEPEHFFIPSVGIMMESVLSVFGKNTIGVLMTGMGDDGAEAMLHIKKSGGITIAESEETAVVFGMPKEAIDRGAVDIIVPNYKIIDEILKAVKDLDRR
- a CDS encoding chemotaxis protein CheW codes for the protein METVMEKENLKRNETQIATFFIDKELFGIGIHRIKEIVRYPEITKVPRAAKYLKGLTNLRGNVLPVIDSRIRLGLPVSDITDRSRVLVLDINNSLVGVIVDSVKGVASLEDVRVEVPPAILSSGVDGKFIQNVIHSEKNDTIIMELDISTLCDFEAQKIESQKISKTIDTAETSKKVISEEKQLVTFLIGQEEYGLIIQSVREILRVSRITEVPEAPKYVLGVLSVRNKLLPIIDIRKLFSLPSLAENRLDEIRKIEESYKTWLKAFQFSLDSESISARDIKKLQTLNWIESIRTSSEVIGKLLQKLRFLHQDLIYHSEKLQKEKQSIDSEKTQKYLATYIIPAYEETLIILNNLQEVFQHELKEDQRILVADIFGASVGVMVDRMQQVIRVPENIIDPPPKLLNHEKSDNLQGIVKLQDGLRLILLLDEKHLFDEKLLKSIQDLSNTSEEEISDDTENKGEKTLQHDEVQMVTFKLDKEEFGLYISDVREINRLEGITRVPNAPSFVEGILNLRGSVIPAIDLRKRFNLESIQHNESTRVIIVDIENKTTGLIVDSVSDVIRISKNIIEDPPEILSSNVETRFIAGVGNLDKEGRFIMILDVDKIFDEEEKEELQKQ
- a CDS encoding MBL fold metallo-hydrolase — encoded protein: MFSSISILFFGVLFAATSCSSFGSDPEGKHLEKIQSSPQYDKEKKKFVNRKSNILEEMRKKTSLWSTSWKFFFGSGDRVPEQKLPEIKPPDIEEFLKPTESIKFIWLGHSSILVNYENTIILFDPVLSGSASPFSFMVKRFQAPVLSIKDLPEIDYVIISHDHYDHLDMETIQHFQTKKTRFITPLGVSSHLKSWGIPEDRMQELDWWESTTFKNIELVCTPAQHFSGRSGMDGGQTLWASYVLKTPKQNLYFSGDSGYDIHFKEIGDKYGPFELVFIENGQYNEMWKEVHLMPEETSQAVLDLKGKKMVPIHWAMFELALHDWYEPIEESEKYTEKYGIELLTPKFGQLVFLEKENIFEKWWKQFVKKIEKK
- a CDS encoding HEAT repeat domain-containing protein; the protein is MKTKEELLLAISSSEESTRLYAVEDIADSKYSDLAINLVKRLSIENSAAVKNSIISALQKLDYSPSYPELFAFFSSPDAFLRNSSVSILSSYGEEAAIFLTSYLDHSNREVRKLIIDCLMEIVNYHPHTRSQVLDVMRACLHDPDVNVVITAVEYIGKLGDKESSDSLIELFQKTNIPMLRSSILDTIFILGDEFIFNKMCDLLISNIDNLKFLFLPQILRFLAGTKRNEEFTSLINSLEKPEIYADDIIKALSWIKKEKQNDYFYQCCFPIIKNLIPKLENKESKFSFASLLLDSEDPEIVFFLNEWKENDLELNKFLEENKLL
- a CDS encoding methyl-accepting chemotaxis protein, whose amino-acid sequence is MDKPKGLSGKGLAKQPGGGKKGSSSFHHDDKGAEFAQKREEARRIAAEKAKSRTLAKQQQISERIATASEQLSSGIQEGSSASEELMRAMQQIASGAEEASSSSEESKATATQIEKNAQINSNLAQTTMDKVNLIQTLTTATSNDIRSLIEGVNKAATAAIQTANLMQDLEKKSEEVGNILQSVVRIADQTNLLALNAAIEAARAGEHGRGFAIVADEVRNLAETSEKSANQIKDVVADIQAEVRKVVQEVNNIGATAKEESAKGTEITNGILGIANAMVQFQKITDDTNVGINNILELSKEYLSIAENIAASAEEISASAEQSRKGTEQQAKAFSEMSSASEELAQTAEELKNSTNMQKSAEELASMSEQLSANIEEALSASQELSSAIEQIQKATEIQSRETNKGVEVGERIEGSNFQIEKNASSMQTQVKEIAINLTQNKLDVDKMISNIGLATEKNFEAAKSIRTLSEKTLAIDKIVETIINVTIKTDMLAVSGSIEAARAGEHGKGFSVVSGDIRNLATESSQSADQIKDLVRSLSLLVDTSAINVETAANLSQTEVAKAKESTRNLELIEADIKTIENQMGEMVKNAQEAKQANEEAKKAIDNISAAAEEAVKSITEASSASEEQAKGLQELSEAIEEIAALADELQS